In Fusarium oxysporum Fo47 chromosome XI, complete sequence, the following are encoded in one genomic region:
- a CDS encoding transmembrane amino acid transporter protein-domain-containing protein, with protein sequence MNSYNINSTAEEGNDLALTPSQLNKPDNEASLHHDAVFGEISDEGPDYRSVGLIGTAGLMMKTQIGLGVLSIPATFNALGMIPGIICLLAVAIITTWSNWIVGLFKLRHRHVYAIDDAGEMMFGVVGKEFFGFAMWIYWVFVSGAGMLSLSIGLNAVSSHGACTAVFVAVAAVLGFGLSSIRTLARMSWLAWIGVISIMISVIMVTIATGVQERPAAAPQDGVWVSDYKLFNKPSFVQAASAICSLISAYGGTPGFFAIVAEMRRPEQYTRALTICQAIVTVTYLTIGCLMYYFCGSYVSSPALGSAGDTIKKASYGVAIPGLIVSITLVTHLPSKYMFVRLLRNTKHLASNSAVHWSTWLGCTFIVSIIAYIIASAIPIFYSLISLIGALVGTLMCFQTMGFMWFYDNWEKRAISPKWLSACGWSLFVIASGTLLMVAGTYGSIVDIIQAYKAAGGSGAWSCADNSNSS encoded by the exons ATGAATAGTTATAACATCAATTCGACTGCGGAGGAGGGCAATGACCTGGCTCTTACTCCTTCGCAGTTGAATAAGCCGGACAATGAAGCTTCGTTGCATCACGATGCTGTTTTTGGTGAGATTTCGGATGAGGGTCCTGACTACAGAAGT GTCGGACTCATCGGTACCGCtgggttgatgatgaaaacACAAATCGGTCTCGGCGTCCTCTCGATTCCGGCGACATTCAACGCGCTTGGCATGATCCCCGGCATTATCTGCCTGCTAGCTGTTGCGATCATAACGACTTGGTCCAATTGGATCGTGGGACTCTTCAAACTACGACATCGCCATGTTTATGCGATCGATGATGCAGGAGAAATGATGTTTGGAGTCGTAGGCAAGGAGTTCTTTGGGTTTGCTATGTGGATTT ATTGGGTCTTTGTATCCGGCGCTGGCATGCTCAGTCTTTCCATTGGCCTCAATGCTGTGTCTAGCCATGGAGCCTGTACTGCTGTCTTCGTCGCCGTCGCTGCAGTGCTGGGCTTTGGTCTCTCGAGCATCAGAACCCTTGCTCGCATGAGCTGGCTAGCATGGATTGGTGTCATCAGCATTATGATCTCCG TGATCATGGTCACCATCGCTACAGGTGTCCAAGAGcgaccagcagcagccccTCAAGATGGCGTCTGGGTCTCGGACtacaagctcttcaacaaacCCTCCTTCGTCCAAGCCGCTTCAGCAATCTGCTCCCTCATCTCAGCATACGGCGGCACTCCAGGCTTTTTCGCCATTGTTGCTGAGATGCGACGACCCGAACAATACACCAGAGCTTTGACCATCTGTCAGGCCATCGTGACCGTGACCTACCTTACGATCGGTTGCCTGATGTACTACTTCTGCGGATCATATGTATCCTCGCCCGCTCTTGGCTCGGCTGGTGATACCATCAAGAAGGCCAGTTATGGCGTCGCTATTCCAGGGTTGATCGTCTCGATCACTCTTGTCACTCAT CTTCCCAGCAAGTATATGTTTGTTCGACTGTTGAGAAACACAAAGCACCTAGCTTCCAACTCCGCGGTTCATTGGAGCACGTGGTTAGGTTGCACATTCATCGTGTCAATCATTGCCTACATCATCGCGAGTGCCATTCCTATCTTCTACAGCCTTATCTCCTTGATTGGAGCGCTCGTCGGTACTCTCATGTGTTTCCAGACCATGGGCTTCATGTGGTTCTACGACAATTGGGAGAAGCGCGCTATTTCGCCCAAGTGGCTATCAGCTTGTGGATGGAGTTTGTTCGTTATTGCTTCCGGCACCTTGTTAATGGTCGCTGGTACCTATGGATCAATCGTCGATATTATCCAGGCATATAAAGCTGCTGGAGGGTCAGGCGCCTGGTCGTGTGCTGATAATTCCAACTCTTCATAG
- a CDS encoding isoprenoid synthase domain-containing protein gives MASSSSSTQTGKASTREDLLSVLRGQSLRVPDLALMHAGWPKDMNPHVEVIDVKILQLIETHAVNETVRSRLTKANLSEQLAGWYPYASREKLVVLTSFQVWMFIIDDLLDQYSIVEQFDYNKLQALLDDCEDYVEKSLGVSSQEVEPSTHYLDHDAVLSFEEYASTVRRIYRDNPSYRKRVAKEAIATLRAYQKEAFNRRNAHLPSLDEYLGYRDASCCMKQVVANIEFANGLDLPEYVMESKEIRDLYEAAVAVMWITNDIVSVRKEIREGFVENIVVLLAHGNMQRGLDASLDRLQVEIDRVNKASDDAASRFAGETFERDIVLLAKNCKNMCLSSWFWR, from the exons atggcttcatcatcatcatcaacgcaAACTGGCAAAGCCAGCACGAGAGAGGACTTATTGTCCGTTCTGAGAGGCCAAAGCCTTAGAGTCCCGGACTTGGCTCTGATGCATGCCGGATGGCCGAAAGACATGAATCCGCACGTGGAGGTCATAGACGTTAAGATCCTCCAGTTGATTGAAAC ACATGCTGTCAACGAAACGGTACGCTCGCGTCTGACCAAAGCTAACCTGTCGGAGCAACTGGCGGGCTGGTACCCGTACGCCTCCCGCGAAAAGCTAGTGGTCTTGACATCCTTTCAAGTCTGGATGTTTATCATCGACGACCTTCTCGATCAATATTCCATCGTCGAGCAGTTCGATTACAATAAGCTGCAGGCCCTACTGGATGACTGCGAAGACTATGTCGAGAAAAGCCTTGGTGTATCAAGCCAGGAGGTAGAGCCGTCGACTCATTATCTAGACCACGATGCTGTACTGTCATTTGAGGAGTACGCCTCAACGGTTCGTCGTATTTACAGGGACAATCCGAGTTACCGAAAGCGCGTAGCGAAAGAGGCTATTGCTACCCTGAGAGCATACCAAAAGGAAGCTTTTAATCGAAGAAATGcccatcttccttctctaGACGAATATCTCGGCTACCGGGATGCATCTTGTTGTATGAAGCAAGTGGTGGCCAACATCGAGTTCGCCAATGGACTTGACTTGCCTGAGTACGTCATGGAATCTAAGGAGATTCGCGATCTATACGAAGCGGCCGTCGCTGTTATGTGGATCACGAATGACATAGTGAGCGTGCGAAAAGAGATACGAGAAGGGTTCGTCGAGAACATCGTGGTGTTGTTGGCGCATGGCAATATGCAACGAGGACTTGATGCGTCGCTCGACAGGCTTCAAGTTGAGATCGATAGAGTGAACAAAGCTTCTGATGACGCTGCGAGTCGATTTGCCGGCGAGACTTTTGAGCGCGACATCGTCTTGCTGGCGAAGAACTGCAAGAATATGTGCCTGAGCAGTTGGTTTTGGAGGTAA
- a CDS encoding putative MFS transporter, with protein sequence MGFWNRSNKTSDVDLQDITTTTDHEKNPHPEDGHPAVPDDALPAEDVTEGVRDMEAITLVWTKSSLICLFIFIWLVYLLNAFQSSTVGNLVPYVTSTWGSHSLLNTIGVVASSMTAAVFIPLAKLLDLWGRAEGYLLMVGFCELGLILMATAKDLSTYCAANVFYSVGFTGLIYSIDVVTADATNLKNRALAYAFTSSPYMISAFAGSYASDRMLSDIGWPWGFGTFAFITPVVCAPLYLLLKINLRKAKKNILPKKASGRTLKESIWHYVLEFDVLGVFLFAAGLIIFLLPFTIASTAPHGWSTGYIIAMIIVGFILLVGFALNEVYFAPVPFLKFHFLTDRTLVGACLLDLTYQISYYCWNNYFTSFLQVVNYLTVAEAGYVNNTFNVVSGFLLFIVGWGIRKTGYFKWLLWVGVPLYILAQGLMIYFRSPTGYVGYLVMCQVFISVGGSVFTICMQLAVLAAVDHQHVAAALAMLNVTGTAGGSIGDTISGAIWTNTFEKALKMYLPASALENLDAIYGDLPTQLSYARGTPERIAIQKAYGYAQTRMLAAGTAIMALSFIWVALIRNLKVSEMRQTKGNVF encoded by the exons ATGGGCTTCTGGAACAGGTCGAACAAGACCtctgatgttgatcttcAGGACATCACGACGACTACAGACCACGAAAAGAACCCTCACCCCGAAGATGGACACCCCGCTGTTCCTGATGATGCCCTCCCTGCTGAGGATGTCACCGAAGGTGTCAGAGATATGGAGGCCATCACCCTCGTATGGACCAAGTCATCTCTGATctgcctcttcatcttcatctggcTCGTTTACCTTCTCAATGCTTTTCAAAGCTCGACCGTCGGTAATTTAGTGCCCTACGTTACTAGCACCTGGGGCTCGCACTCGCTTCTCAACACTATTGGTGTTGTCGCGAGCTCAATGACTGCCGCTGTCTTCATCCCCCTTGCCAAACTCCTTGATCTTTGGGGCCGAGCTGAGGGCTATCTTCTGATGGTGGGATTCTGCGAATTGGGCTTGATTCTGATGGCTACGGCCAAAGACCTGTCGACTTACTGTGCCGCCAAT GTATTCTACTCGGTCGGTTTCACGGGTCTGATCTACAGTATCGATGTCGTGACAGCCGATGCTACCAATCTAAAGAACCGAGCCTTGGCATATGCCTTCACATCGTCGCCTTACATGATCTCTGCCTTTGCTGGATCTTACGCTTCGGACAGAATGCTGTCTGACATCGGTTGGCCTTGGGGTTTCGGCACTTTTGCCTTCATCACGCCTGTCGTCTGTGCGCCCTTgtatcttcttctcaagatcaacttgcgaaaagccaagaagaataTTCTACCCAAGAAGGCTAGTGGTCGCACATTGAAAGAGAGCATCTGGCACTATGTGCTCGAATTTGACG TCCTCGGCGTGTTCCTTTTCGCCGCTGGCTtgatcatcttcctcctcccgTTCACCATAGCTTCCACGGCACCCCACGGGTGGTCAACTGGATACATCATCGCAATGATCATCGTTGGCTTCATCCTTCTTGTTGGTTTCGCCCTCAACGAAGTTTACTTTGCGCCCGTACCATTCCTCAAGTTCCACTTCTTGACTGATCGAACTCTTGTCGGCGCTTGTCTCCTCGATCTTACTTATCAGATTTCGTATTACTGCTGGAACAACTACTTCACGTCTTTCCTGCAAGTCGTCAACTATCTGACAGTTGCGGAGGCTGGTTACGTCAACAACACCTTTAATGTTGTGTCTGGGTTCCTGTTGTTCATCGTGGGTTGGGGTATCCGCAAGACCGGATACTTCAAGTGGCTCCTCTGGGTCGGCGTGCCGCTTTATATTCTGGCCCAAGGCCTGATGATCTACTTCCGAAGCCCAACTGGCTACGTGGGATACTTAGTTATGTGTCAGGTTTTCATTTCTGTCGGCGGAAGTGTTTTCACAATTTGCATGCAACTGGCCGTTCTTGCGGCTGTCGATCATCAGCACGTGGCTGCGGCCTTGGCTATGTTGAACGTCACTGGCACAGCGGGTGGCAGTATCGGCGACACTATTTCTGGCGCCATCTGGACGAATACCTTTGAGAAGGCATTGAAGATGTACCTGCCCGCCAGTGCGCTTGAGAACCTCGATGCTATCTACGGAGATCTCCCTACGCAATTGAGTTATGCTAGGGGCACGCCTGAGCGCATCGCTATTCAGAAGGCATACGGGTATGCGCAGACCCGAATGTTGGCAGCTGGAACGGCCATTATGGCATTATCGTTTATCTGGGTCGCTCTTATCAGGAACTTGAAGGTCTCGGAGATGAGACAGACCAAGGGCAATGTTTTCTAG